In the Pelorhabdus rhamnosifermentans genome, TGTGGCGTATCAGCAGCAACTTTTAAAAATTCCTGCGAATCCGTCACAATCAATTTAGGCGGAACTTTCAAATTATCGAGAGCGGCCCGTAATTCCCGTTCTTTCACAACAATACAAAAAGCATCATGATCAAGTAAATCACGAATGGTCTGCACTTGCGGTAAAATTAGCCGCCCCTTGGGTGCGGCCAAATCAATGGGCACGACAAGTACAACTGTATCCCCACCTGTTACAAGATCGCCAATAACAGGCAATCCTTCCCAGTCGGTAGGTGCCTCTTTAATAATGACTTGCTTTAATTGTTCAATTCCTTGCTTATTTATGGCACTAACAGTAACAAAGGTTCCACCGAGGTCCTGTTCCCAAGCCTGCCGTTCTTTTTCTGTCAGGTTATGAAGATCACTTTTATTGGCCACAACAATAGCAGGAATTTTTTTTGAGCGAAATGTCTGGAGTAAGCTCTTTTCTTCATTCGTAATTCCTTGCACAACATCGATAACAAGCAACACCAAATCGGCCTTAGCCAAAACATGCAGACTTTTTTCCACCCGTTTGACACCCAATTCACCTTCGTCATCAATACCTGCCGTATCAATCATCATGACAGGTCCAATAGGTAATATTTCCATAGCCTTATATACAGGATCAGTTGTTGTCCCTGGTACAGGTGATACAAGAGCAATATCTTGATTCGTCAGAGCATTAATTAAACTTGATTTTCCAGCATTCCGGCGTCCAAATAGAGCAATATGCAAACGTGAACCTTTCGGTGCTTCATTCATTCTTATTTCCTCTTTCTATTTGCATGTGACATGGGACGAGTCATTCTTTCGGGCTGTAATATTTCAGCTAGTTCGCTTGGCGATAGGTATCCGCTTTGCTGAGCTATTTGAAGCACTGATTTGTGTTCAGCAAATGCTTGATGGGCAATGGCACTTGCTGCATCATAGCCAATTGCAGGAACTAGGGCCGTAGCAACTGCCAGACTTTGTTGTAACTGATCATGACAAGCTTGAGCATTCGCTGTGATACCTTGAATACATTTCTCTGTAAACAACGTCACTGTACGCTTAAGCAACGAGATATTTCCCAATAAATGATGCGCAATGAGCGGCAAAAATGCATTTAATTCGAGTTGTCCTGACTGAGCCGCCAAACTAATGGCCACATCACTTGAAATGACCTGAAAGGCCACCTGATTAACTGCTTCAGGAAGTACGGGATTTACTTTGCCAGGCATAATAGATGAACCAGCCTGAAGTTCGGGTAAATTGATTTCCCCCAAGCCGCAGCGCGGACCTGAGGACATTAACCGCAAGTCATGAGCAATTTTCCCTAAATTAACAGCCAGCGTTTTAATAAGGCCTGATACTTCAACAAAGACATCAGCATTTTGTGTGGCATCAATCATATCTTCAGCTCTAGCAAGTCCGATTTTAGCTGCTAAAGCTAGTTTCTCATTCACAAGATAAATATATTTGCGTTCAGCATTGAGACCTGTCCCAATAGCTGTTCCACCTAAATTTACTTGGCGCAACCTCTCCTCTACCTTATAAATTCGCCAACGATCTCGTGCAATTGCTTGAGCATAAGCACCAAATTCCTGACCAAGCATAATAGGTACCGCATCTTGTAATTCTGTACGACCAATTTTAATAATTTGTGCAAACTCTGCTTCTTTTTTTTGCAATGCTTCCTGTAAGAAGGCACAGGCTTCACTTAAATCTTTTAGCAGCCAAATAGCCGCTACCTTAAGTGCTGTAGGATAAACATCATTCGTTGATTGATGCTTATTTACATCATTAATCGGATGAATTACATCATAACAGCCTCTGTCATAACCTAATATTTCCAAGGCCCGATTGGCCAATACTTCATTCATATTCATATTTGTTGACGTCCCTGCTCCCCCTTGCAGAGCATCAAGGGAAAATTGATCGCGCCACTGACCCTGGATGACTTCTTGCGCCGCTTGGCAAATAGCTTGAGCTTTTTTACTGTCAAGCAAATTCAATTCACTATTCGCTTGGGCACAGCAATATTTAATCATGGCTAAGGCTTTAATTAAATCAGGATGAACGGGCACTCTGCTTAAATCAAAGTTTTCATGAGCCCGCGCAGTATGAATTCCATAATAACAATCATCAGCAATGCTTTTCTTACCAAGCACATCCTGTTCTTGTCTCATTCTATCCCCCTCTGTGTTTCACGTGAAACAAATTACACAACAAAGGTTGTTTGTGGTGCAACTGTTGCTGCTGCTTCTTTTTGCTGAAATAATTCTAATAATCGTTCCAAATCATCAGGTGAATAATATTCAATTTCAATTTTACTTTTTAATTTTCCTGGCTTAATTTTGACTTGCGTACCTAACAATAATTTTAGCTTATCTTCCACTTCGATGAAAAAGTATTCTTTTTGCTCCTGATCCTCTCTTTGCTTAGCAATCTGTTCAGGAAGTTTATGATTAAGAGCTAGT is a window encoding:
- the hydF gene encoding [FeFe] hydrogenase H-cluster maturation GTPase HydF, translated to MNEAPKGSRLHIALFGRRNAGKSSLINALTNQDIALVSPVPGTTTDPVYKAMEILPIGPVMMIDTAGIDDEGELGVKRVEKSLHVLAKADLVLLVIDVVQGITNEEKSLLQTFRSKKIPAIVVANKSDLHNLTEKERQAWEQDLGGTFVTVSAINKQGIEQLKQVIIKEAPTDWEGLPVIGDLVTGGDTVVLVVPIDLAAPKGRLILPQVQTIRDLLDHDAFCIVVKERELRAALDNLKVPPKLIVTDSQEFLKVAADTPQGVELTSFSILFARHKGDLNSLVAGARRIDELKIGDRILIAEGCTHHRQADDIGHVKIPRWLRQIVGGELEFDWVAGGDFPSDLSSYQLIVHCGACMLNRREMLSRLALAHEQNIPIVNYGVLIAHVNGILSKALSPFPLAQLIYEEGME
- a CDS encoding aspartate ammonia-lyase; the protein is MRQEQDVLGKKSIADDCYYGIHTARAHENFDLSRVPVHPDLIKALAMIKYCCAQANSELNLLDSKKAQAICQAAQEVIQGQWRDQFSLDALQGGAGTSTNMNMNEVLANRALEILGYDRGCYDVIHPINDVNKHQSTNDVYPTALKVAAIWLLKDLSEACAFLQEALQKKEAEFAQIIKIGRTELQDAVPIMLGQEFGAYAQAIARDRWRIYKVEERLRQVNLGGTAIGTGLNAERKYIYLVNEKLALAAKIGLARAEDMIDATQNADVFVEVSGLIKTLAVNLGKIAHDLRLMSSGPRCGLGEINLPELQAGSSIMPGKVNPVLPEAVNQVAFQVISSDVAISLAAQSGQLELNAFLPLIAHHLLGNISLLKRTVTLFTEKCIQGITANAQACHDQLQQSLAVATALVPAIGYDAASAIAHQAFAEHKSVLQIAQQSGYLSPSELAEILQPERMTRPMSHANRKRK